The Dreissena polymorpha isolate Duluth1 chromosome 9, UMN_Dpol_1.0, whole genome shotgun sequence genome contains the following window.
taaacaAACCGACAAAAAAACTGTACAAAATAGAAAAAGGTGTGAAAGAAGAATTTGTAACGAAATCATAACGAACCAATATAATATCGCAAGACACGGATAACGGACGGATGACGTGTTGATTCTGCAGGGCTACACGTGATGGGTAGGAAGTTAAGAAAAGGTTTACCATTTGATGGGAATTTTTATCCGATGTCGGCCATGCACATTTTTGGAAGAGGCAGACGCACGTTAAGTCATTCATACTGCGCAGCCGCACGGAGTACCCAGCCAGCAAACCTATATCGGGCTGCCGTCGGCCCGATATAGTTTTTATATCGGGCCGATATCGTAAACGATGATGGGCCGCAATCGGCTTGCCCATCGGCATTTGATCGGCCCGATATCGGCAACATTATTTATCGGCCCGATATCGGCAAAATGGCTTATCGGCCTGCCGTCGGTTTTATGTAACACCTCAATAATACCACAAATACAGCACTTTGCCATGTATATAACAAACAACACTGATTTATcttataaacatttactttgaaaaggcattatgtcataataacattaaaacaactattttatttattcacttacatgattatttttattacaatgaaGTTTTTCTTTACCATATAAGGTTTATGGTTTATTACAAATTCTACCAAGAAGGCCATTAACCCAAGTGGACAAAGTTTTACGTCAGTGACACTGTGTTTACAaatagaaaacatatgaacacacatatatcatacatttgcgtttacaatttaaatatggcAACTAAAATCTTAACCAAATAAAAATCTAACTTATCCTCAGAATGTACTATGGGCACACAATTGAAAGTGGAGTATTACAATTTGATAACTTTAATGACAGTGTAGGATATCACttgtatttcatatttaacatacattttaatgcaATCACAGATAAATAGTTTTcttaaattatcttttatttcaaagagtcttaataaaaatacatagatGAGGAAATGTTACTTATTCTGTACCATCATACTTAAGGggtaaaacaatataaagaacatattatactttatagcaattacatgtttataaacTGATGTTAACGCCTTATTTGAGACTACCTATTCTATAAAATGGACAGTGgtaaagcaaaataaatatatgataatatccaataaataaaatattcgcAACCATTTAAATGTAGTCTATTAACGCCACGTTTAGACTGTCAATCCTTAACGAAACAATTAACAGTCTTGAGGCTTACTACACTGCAATTCAGAAGATAAGATTAGAACATAGATTATATAACATCCTTCTTTCTACAGGTGTTTAAGTATAATTGACAGCAAGTatgtttttttacagttttaaaatcacaaacaatcCATAAAGTCCACATTGGGTCCCACTTTGTAATGTGTAAGTAACAACATTATGTATGCTgtacataacaaatacaattacagtaacaagAAGGTATATGCTGTACAAAACACATCAGAATACATTAAGTTGATAGTACAAAGGAATAATGTGATTGAACCTGAAGAGTGATACATATAACagcccatttttttttatattaaagtaacattactactaaaaatcaacgacaatttcgtacaatattttttaaaataaacttaaccaattaaaaattagtgttccttatggcaattgctgaaatttcaacgccagatgtggtcaagtcaaatagatgtttgtagatacacaatgctcgttgtttttccattttaatttcctacAATGATATCtagtcatacgacacatgaacactaacatggtgttcgtgtgtcgtatgaatagatataatcGCAGGAAATTCAAATAGAtttaattgtggtcacaaataaataaaaacgagcattttgtatctacaaaaattatgtaatcataccacatcttgcgttgaaattgtggcatTACCTATatgaaacactgattgtttaggtgttaactttatttgacgaaatactttacgaaattttcgttgattttgagtgttaaagaGACTTTTATAGCCCATTACTTGATGTAATTAGCTcgataaatgtgtacatatttgGTCTTTGTCTGtaatacaattgaatatatattttttttaaatgattttgatCTCAGTTCCATATATACCGGTTATttacattcaagaataaaattaaactcaTTTTCGAGtttacaacaaataaatacactttctCTGATCTAATGGAATAGACACAGGTCTAGCCATCTACCTGTCTCAATATTTAACCTATATGATAAAATGCATACTTTTGATAAACTTAATCGAAACTTTTTTACATGACAAATATTCAGGTAtggttgaaattgaaaaacagcaatatGTTGACACAATGTGCCTTCTTTAGGCAACAACAGGATTAAATACAAAAAGGAACAAAAACAATCCTGctgatatatttaaaatattaatttttagcaGTTTAAAAGTAACCTATTAAACGTACTGATGTATAAAAGTGTAAATTCATTGAATGATAGTGAAAGTAGAGACTATCTCAATTGGTGTTTGGAAGGGAAAGCACTGGATTTTTTCGCCATCACGACACAGGTGGGcgatatgttttcattttctgaaatTATAAGAAAAATGGAAGGTCGATTTGGTGCCAAAGAGTTGACGGAAACCAGTAGAGTGAAGTTCCAGCAGGCAATGCAGAAAGCAGAAGAGTTCCTGGAGGATTGGGCTGATAGGGTGTTGACCTTGGCAACTCCTGCTTTCCGAAACCTGCCAGAAAAGCACTGCATGCAGGAGGCAATTTCTAAGTTTTGCCAGGGATGTGTCGACAGGGAGGCAGGAAAACATGCTTGTTTTGAGCGTCCCCGTGCAATGAAAGAGGCGGTGGACTTAGTAAGGCATCATCAATATGTCACACAAGCTGTAGATGGCAACCGAAAATCAAAGTACGCTGTGAATGCTGTGGCGGGTGAGGATAACAGGATGTCGCGCCTGGAAAAGATGGTTGAGCGGTTAACCTCAACCGTACAGTCCTTTTCACAGCGGAGGACATTTTCACAGCCACGATCACCAGGGTCGCCCCGTTTGTGCTTCAGATGTGGCGAGGAAAGCCATTTTAAGAGGGATTGTACCCAGCCTCAAAAAACTACCACAAAGAACTGGGGAAAATCCGGAGACGGAAAGAGTCCTTTAAACTCCAACGGGCAGATGGCATCGGCCAATCCCGACCGCCCAAAGAAGTAAATGGCCAACAACTCAGCGTGCACTTCGTTTCAAGGGCTTCTAGTCCTGATAAGAGTGCACATAAACGCAATGTGAAAGTCGGCGTCTCTTCTCTAGTGTCGATAGGCAATCATAAGGAAGAATGACATGAGGTAGGGGCTTATAGTCCTCCTCCAGTGCAGACGGTTACTGGGGTTTCTAATCCAGTTCCGGATGTCTGTGTTTCTTCTCTAGAGGCGATTGGCAATCACAAGGAAGAATGTCTTGAGGTAGGGGCTTATTGTCCTCCTCCGGTGCAGTCGGTTCCTGCGGTTTCGAGTCTTATTCCAGATGTCAACCAAACGTTTTTAAAGGAAGACGACATGACTTCAAACGAGAAGGTTCCCTCAGAAGACATTGTTTCGGTCAATTTGGTACGAGCGGGTTCGTCTTACGTTTCCATGGAAGTGAAGGGTGTGTCCCTAGTTGCACGAATAGATTCGGGGGCTGAAATAAGCATCTTTTCATAAACGGTATATGACAAATTTGTACGTAAACCAGGAAAATTGAAATATGTGAATATGAAGATGGCGGATGGTACAGTACTGTTGGGCTTTATTGTCCACCCTGTTAACATGAAGATAGGCAGACAGACTTGCGAAGAGCGGTTATACGTAGCACCCATCAGTGATGAAATGCATCTGGGACATGACCTTTTACTACATTTGGGAGTGTTGTTGGATCTGAAATCTGATACACTGGTTATCAATAATGAACATATCCCACTGAATACACATTTCAAGGATGGCCAACCGGTGGTGGCGAGAGTGACTATCGCGAAACGAACCGTGGTTCCACCAAACTCCGTGGTCAGACTAAAGTGTGATATGAGTGTTCAGATGAAGGATTACTTTGTGGAGCCAAAGACCGATTTGAAGTTGGTTGTGCCCATGGTTGTTAGACATGGTGGTGATTGCCCTGTGGTGAGTTTAATAAACCCTACAGAGAATTACCGTATTTTGAAGAAAGGTTCAATCATTAGAAATGCTTATGAGTGCTCAGAGTTTCAAGAGGATCCATTTTGTGAACAGTCTGCTGATGTCACTTGCTCTACCGTCAAGGAAGGGGAATTGTGTTACCACCAGTGTGAAAAAGGACCGATGGAGGTGCCTAGCCATTTACAGGAAAAGTACGTTAAGTCAAATGTCGGTTTAAATGAAGAACAGGCAAAGGAGTTGGCTAAACTTTTGTGTAATTTCCGAGATGTTTTTGCCAAAGACGAGTATGATCTTGGGAGTTTCAATCACATTGAACATTCAATTGACACAGGTACAGCGAAGCCAGTTAAGCAAAGGATTCGAAGGACGCCTGCTTGTTTTGCTGAAGAAGAGGCGACACACCTGAAAAGAATGGTAGATGCTGGTGTGATACAGGAGTCGACCAGTGACTGGGCATCAGCACCAGTGTTGATACGGAAACGCGATGGTACCGTCCGCTGGTGTATTGATCATCGTGAATTGAATAATGTGACGGTGAAGGATAGCTTTCCACTGCCGTTAGTAGAAGATTGTTTGGATACGCTGTCAGGGCATGTGTGGTTTTCTAAACTCGATGCAAATTCAGCGTACTGGCAAGTGAAGGTCAAGGATAAGACCGGAAGAAGACGGCCTTCACCACAAAGTATGGTCTGTTTGAACACGTAAGGATGGGTTTCGGCCTCACGAACGCGCCCGCTACGTTTAGTCGAGTGGTCAACCTGGTACTGAGAGGACTAACCTGGAAGACAGTTTTGGTATTTTTGGACGACATCCTGGTGATGGGACGGTCATTCGAGGACCATCATTACTGCGGTTCAGACAGTATGGGTTAAAGCTGAAGCCAAAGAAGTGTCTGTTTTTCCAGCGAGAAGTCGAGTTTCTGGGGAGAGTAGTCAGTGGAAACCAGATGACAATGTCTCCAAGGGACACCATGACTGTAGCGGACTGGCCAGAGCCCAAGTGTTCGAAAGATGTGCAACGGTTTCTAATGTTCGTAAACTATCACAGGTCATTCGTGAAGGGTTTCGCAGATCTAGCAGTACCGTTGTATGCATTGACGGGCAGAAATCAGTTCAAATGGGACACGGAAGAACAGAAAGCATTTGAAGCATTGAGACGGGCTTTAGTTGAACCGCCAGTCCTTGCTCTACCAAACAATCAGGATCCATTCCTGTTGGATACAGACGCGTCAGATGTTGGTGTGGGCGGTGTGCTGAGTCAAGTACAGGAGGGTCAAGAAAAAGTTATAGCTTATAGCAGCTTCTCGTTGACACCGGAACAGCGAAAATACTGTACTACAAGGAAAGAATTACTTTCGATTGTTTGTTTCACCAGACAGTTCAAGTATTACCTCTTGGGAAGATCATTTACAATGCGAACGGATCATTCCAGTCTTACATGGCTGTTACGCTTCAAGGACCCACAAGGACAGTTTGCGCGCTGGATGGAGGAACTGTCGCAATATCACATGGTGGTTAAGCATAGACCTGGGGCTAAGCATGGAAATGCCGACGGACTTTCACGTGTTCCGGACAGTTTGACGTTTTGTCCATCGTATGTGGCTGGTGTGCCAAGGTACTTGCCTTGTGGAGGTTGCGCGTATTGTGTTCGTGCTGATAAGCAGTGGAGCCAATTCACAGAGGAAGTGGATGAAGCGGTTGGTTTGTCAGTCGCACACAAAACGGAAGATGCTGTTTCTGAACAGGATAATAAGT
Protein-coding sequences here:
- the LOC127846295 gene encoding uncharacterized protein LOC127846295; the protein is MEGRFGAKELTETSRVKFQQAMQKAEEFLEDWADRVLTLATPAFRNLPEKHCMQEAISKFCQGCVDREAGKHACFERPRAMKEAVDLVRHHQYVTQAVDGNRKSKYAVNAVAGEDNRMSRLEKMVERLTSTVQSFSQRRTFSQPRSPGSPRLCFRCGEESHFKRDCTQPQKTTTKNWGKSGDGKSPLNSNGQMASANPDRPKK